A window of Candidatus Polarisedimenticolia bacterium genomic DNA:
TCGGCCCGGCGCGGGAGGCAACGGCTCAGGATCTCCGCGCCGGTGGCGGTCACCAGGATGTCGTCCTCGATGCGCACGCCGAGCTGTTTGTCGGGAAGGTAGATGCCCGGCTCGATCGTGAAGACCATGCCGGGCCGGAGGACGGCGGAAGTGTCGCCGTCGTCGTGCACGTCCAGGCCGAGGAAATGGCTGGTGGCGTGGATGAAATAAGGCCCGTACCCGGCGTCGGCAATCACTTTGCGGGCCGCCTTGTCGAGCTCGGCGAAGGCGACTCCCGGCTTGGCGACTGCCAGGGCCGCTTCCTGGGCCTGGTAGACCAGGTCGTAGATTTTCCGCTGCTCCTTGCTGAAGCGCCCTCCCACGGGGAGGGTGCGGCTGATGTCGGCGGAATAGCGGCGGTATTCGGCGCCCACGTCCATCAGGAGAAGGTCGCCTTTCGCCAGGACGCGCTCGCTGGCGTCGTAATGCAGGATGCAGGAGTTCGGCCCGGAGGCGATGATCGAGGGAAAGCCGGGGCGGCGCGCCCCCTCGAGGATGAAGCGGCGCTCCAGCTCCGCCTGCACCTGGTACTCCGCGGCGCCCGCCGCGGCGACCCGCGACGCATCCTGCACGGCCTGGCAGGTAATCTCCACGGCACGCCGCAGCTGCTCGATCTCGGAAGCCGACTTGATCATCCGCAGCCGTCCGAGCGCCGCGCGCGGATCCTTGAGCTTCAGCTCCGGGTAGCGCGCGCGCAGCTCGTTCTGGAACGCCATCGATTCGGAGAGCGGCTCTCCCAGGATCCCCGGCTCGGCGGCGAAGAACAGCACGCCCGCCCGCGAGAGGAAAACCGAGAGGTGCTCCGGCAGGTCGCCGATGCTCTCGACCGGCCCGCGCGGCCAGCGGCGCGGCGGGAAGTCCCCCTCCGGGATCCGATCGAAGCCGGTGAGGCGCATGGCGGTCTGCCTCTCGGGGTCGGGCCCGAGGCTCTCTTTCTCCAGCCCTCCGGCCGACAGCCGCGGGCCGGTCCACTTCTCCTGGCGCGGGTTACTCGCGGGAAGGTAGAGATATTCGGCGTAATTCGGAGAAGCGCCGGGGCTGGTCGCCGCGAGCGCCGAGTCGGTGCGATCGAAGGCGAGAACCAGCGCGCTGCGCGGCACCTCGATGCCGGCGAGATAATAAAGGTTGCTGTCCTGACGGAAGGTGGCATTCTCGGGCTCCGGCAAGGAGCGGATGAGGAGTATCCCCAGCTCTCCCGGAGCGAGCTCGGCGCGCAGCGATTCGGCCAGCGCCTGACGGCGCGCGGCATACTCCGATGGCGGAATCGGCTTGATTCCGGCTTCAGGCGCCGCGGCCGACGGCAGCGACAGAACGGCCGCGAGAAAGAAAAGGAGCCCTCCCTTGGCCGAGACCGGCAGTCTCCAAGACACGCGACTCCTTCCGTTAGAGGGCGTTAACCTTAGCACAACCTCCGGCCCATGAGCCACCCCACCGGCGGAGGTCTATCTTCCTGTCAGAAAAGGGGTTTCATCGTGCCGGCTTTTGACGGTCGCGGCGCCGCTCTGCTATCATGCCGGAGAGATAACGACGCCTCATGACCATCCGATCCACGCCCCCGGGAACACCCACCTTCCGCCGAAGCTTCCTCATTTCTGCGGTGGTCTTCGTGTTTCTGGTCCTCGCCACGCTGGGGGTGGTCGCCCATCTCATCTTCAAGGATTTCAGCCACCAGGTCATCACCCGCAATCTGCTCAACGGCCTCGTGGAGCTGAAGAAGCAGTGGTCGGAATCGGCGGAGCAGGAAAGCCAGGGCATTTCACCCCAGGGGCCCGAGTTCTCAGGGCAGATTCCACTCCCCGCCCAACCCCAACAGGTGCCTCCGGCGACGCCCCCTTCCGGGCAGCCGAAGGCTCCAACCTACCGGATGGTCTATCGCGGCATCCGCCAGGTGATCACGATCCGGGATCGCAACGGCAACGTGGTCGGCCACGGCTGGGCCACACAGGTGATCGGACATGCAGAGCCGATCCCGACGGGCGACGGGTGGCGACCCGGGGGCCCGACGGAGGAAGTCTGGGATCTGGGAAATAATGAGAAGAAGAAAGTCCTCACCCTCAAGGAGCCGGTCGATCCGACGGGCAAGACCATCGCCGAGGTGGGAATCCCGCTGGACCAGGTCGATGAGTTCGTCCGGCCGCTGCGCCGCTCGCTGATCGCCAAGACCCTGATGGGGGCCGGACTCACCCTCCTGATTCTGGGGGGCGCGTTCGCCTACGTGCTGCGTCTGGTGCAGCGCACGCGCCGGCTGGAGACGGAGGCGCAGATGTCGGAGCGCCGCGCCCACGTGGCGACGCTGGCCCGCGAGATGGCGCACGAGATTCGCAATCCCTTGAATGCCATGTCGATCAACCTGGAGATGCTGGAAGAGGAGCTGGAGGGAGGCGCCGGAAGCGGACCGGCGGAGGTCAAGACCTTCCTGCGCAGCATCAAAGGGGAGATCGGGCGCCTGAAGGACCTCACCGAGAATTTCCTCTCCTACGCGCGCCCTCCCGAGATCCATCTCGATGCGGGAGACCTGAACCGCTTCCTCGAGGAGATCTGCACCTTCGTGCAGCCGGAAGCGGAGGCGCGCGGCATCCGTCTCGTGCGGGACCTCGACCCTCTCCTGCCTTCGGTCGATTTCGACTCGGCGCTGCTGCGCCAGGCGGTGCTCAACATCCTGAGCAACGCCCAGCAGGTCGTTCCGGAAGGGGGAGAGATCCGGATCTCGAGCCGCGTCGAGCCGAAAGGAGAAGTGCGCCTCTCGATTCAGGACACGGGCATGGGGATGACCCCGGAGATCCGTGAGAACATCTTCCAGCCCTTCTACTCGCATCGGGAAGGAGGGACCGGGCTCGGACTGCCCATCGCCCGGCGCGCCGTGGAGGCGCACGGCGGCCGCATCGAGGTCGAGAGCGAGCCGGACCGCGGATCCACCTTCCATATCCTTCTGCCCCGGGGCCGGCGCCGCATCGCGGGGGCGGGGGAGCCGGTTGCCGGATTCCCCGCTGCCGAAGGCGCCAATGCCCTTCGCCCCGCCCGCTAGCAAAGCCCGCGCCCGCGCGGAAGAGCTCCGCCGTCTCATCTGGCACCATCGCCGCCGCTACTACATCGACGACGCTCCGGAAATCAGCGACGCCGAGTACGACGCGCTCGAGCGCGAGCTCCTGGAGCTGGAAGCACGCCACCCCGAGCTGATCGTCGCCGACTCGCCCACCCGCCGGGTG
This region includes:
- a CDS encoding Xaa-Pro peptidase family protein — translated: MSWRLPVSAKGGLLFFLAAVLSLPSAAAPEAGIKPIPPSEYAARRQALAESLRAELAPGELGILLIRSLPEPENATFRQDSNLYYLAGIEVPRSALVLAFDRTDSALAATSPGASPNYAEYLYLPASNPRQEKWTGPRLSAGGLEKESLGPDPERQTAMRLTGFDRIPEGDFPPRRWPRGPVESIGDLPEHLSVFLSRAGVLFFAAEPGILGEPLSESMAFQNELRARYPELKLKDPRAALGRLRMIKSASEIEQLRRAVEITCQAVQDASRVAAAGAAEYQVQAELERRFILEGARRPGFPSIIASGPNSCILHYDASERVLAKGDLLLMDVGAEYRRYSADISRTLPVGGRFSKEQRKIYDLVYQAQEAALAVAKPGVAFAELDKAARKVIADAGYGPYFIHATSHFLGLDVHDDGDTSAVLRPGMVFTIEPGIYLPDKQLGVRIEDDILVTATGAEILSRCLPRRADAVEMQMGKGLTPGTR
- a CDS encoding ATP-binding protein, which encodes MTIRSTPPGTPTFRRSFLISAVVFVFLVLATLGVVAHLIFKDFSHQVITRNLLNGLVELKKQWSESAEQESQGISPQGPEFSGQIPLPAQPQQVPPATPPSGQPKAPTYRMVYRGIRQVITIRDRNGNVVGHGWATQVIGHAEPIPTGDGWRPGGPTEEVWDLGNNEKKKVLTLKEPVDPTGKTIAEVGIPLDQVDEFVRPLRRSLIAKTLMGAGLTLLILGGAFAYVLRLVQRTRRLETEAQMSERRAHVATLAREMAHEIRNPLNAMSINLEMLEEELEGGAGSGPAEVKTFLRSIKGEIGRLKDLTENFLSYARPPEIHLDAGDLNRFLEEICTFVQPEAEARGIRLVRDLDPLLPSVDFDSALLRQAVLNILSNAQQVVPEGGEIRISSRVEPKGEVRLSIQDTGMGMTPEIRENIFQPFYSHREGGTGLGLPIARRAVEAHGGRIEVESEPDRGSTFHILLPRGRRRIAGAGEPVAGFPAAEGANALRPAR